Proteins from one Cryptomeria japonica chromosome 4, Sugi_1.0, whole genome shotgun sequence genomic window:
- the LOC131028075 gene encoding uncharacterized protein LOC131028075, translating to MDLVEVEEEGLVVAAVEDLVVAKEEEAKGMVKEEVAKEDLVVAKEEEAKGMVKEEVAKEEAVKEEAKEEVVKEEVAKEVAKEEAAKEVVKEEAAKEEAVKEEEEVVVLEDIENFKWMGLEISLL from the coding sequence ATGGacctggtggaggtggaggaggagggccTGGTGGTGGCGGCAGTGGAGGACCTGGTGGTGGCCAAGGAGGAGGAGGCCAAGGGGATGGTCAAGGAGGAGGTGGCCAAGGAGGACCTGGTGGTGGCCAAGGAGGAGGAGGCCAAGGGGATGGTCAAGGAGGAGGTGGCCAAGGAGGAGGCGGTCAAGGAGGAGGCCAAGGAGGAGGTGGTCAAGGAGGAGGTGGCCAAGGAGGTGGCCAAGGAGGAGGCGGCCAAGGAGGTGGTCAAGGAGGAGGCGGCCAAGGAGGAGGCggtcaaggaggaggaggaggtggtggtccTGGAGGACATTGAAAATTTCAAGTGGATGGGGTTAGAAATTTCTCTTTTGTAA